CTCTGTAAACGGGCCCACACCTTCCTTCAGCTAACAATGACTCTTTTCCAAAGTGAGTTGTGGCTGCTATGAGGTCTTTGAATGTTAGGTTCATCAATGGCTTCTCAAACATAACTACAGCTGCTGAACTTGGTTCTTTTATGTCAGCAACCCATGAATTCCCTGACTCTGTTTCAAATGAAAATGGCCCTGATTTGTCCATTCTAAATGGTATTTGTATTGGCTTTGAAATTAACCATTTGTTCTTCCTAGCCAATTGTTTTCTCCTCTTGTATAGACACAATATGACTAACCCCATGGCCAAGATTAGAAATGCTGAAGCAGAGGAAATAGCTATggttaaaactttctttcttgatttgggCTTTTTCTTGTGTGTGTTTGGTTTGATAGGTTTGTGTCTCAAAGGCaacatttttttgtgtgttgggGTAGTAAAGTTATGATTTTTAATGTGTAACTGTGAGGAATTCTTGGGATTTGGTAAGAGATTCTTGATTTGCAAGTGCCCAGCATGAATGAAAGAAGAGTTCCCAAATTTAGCAAACTGGTCTTTGGGTATTTCCCCAGTGAAGTTATTGAATGAGATATTCAAGAAATTGAGACTAGACAGAGGAGGAAAATCATTAGGAAATTTACCATTCATATGGTTGACAGAAACATCTAAATGCTTCAGTGACTTGATATGTGAAAGGGGTTCTGGATTACCATAAATGTTACAGCTAGAAATACTCAAATTTTCAAGCTTAGTTAGGTTGGTAAACCAAAAAGGTAAAAACTTGATATCATTATGTGAAAGGTCAAGAGAAGTAAGATTAGGAAAACCATAAAAAACAGAGCCTAAGTTGGTAAACCTGTTGAAAGAAAGATCAAGTCTTTGAATAGATGATGATGATCTTGCTACAGCAACAGCTCCCCCTAGCTTATTCTTTGACAAATTGACTTGAACCAAAGATGAAATGGACCAAAACAGAGGATGAACAGAACCCTTTAAGGAATTATTTGATAGATCTATAGTATGAAGATGAGACAAATTTGTTAAGTACTTCCATGAAACTATGCCAGTGAGGTTTCTTGAAGATAAGTTAATTTCAGTTATTGGAGAAGAACAGTTTGAGTTGAACCAAGAGATGTTGAAACCATAAACAGAACTGAAAGCCTTGAAAACAAGAGATAAATCTAAATCTGTGTTGTTTTTGCAAGGGGATTC
The Solanum stenotomum isolate F172 chromosome 12, ASM1918654v1, whole genome shotgun sequence DNA segment above includes these coding regions:
- the LOC125847830 gene encoding calmodulin-binding receptor kinase CaMRLK yields the protein MKILFTLFIFLSLFTFSKSESPCKNNTDLDLSLVFKAFSSVYGFNISWFNSNCSSPITEINLSSRNLTGIVSWKYLTNLSHLHTIDLSNNSLKGSVHPLFWSISSLVQVNLSKNKLGGAVAVARSSSSIQRLDLSFNRFTNLGSVFYGFPNLTSLDLSHNDIKFLPFWFTNLTKLENLSISSCNIYGNPEPLSHIKSLKHLDVSVNHMNGKFPNDFPPLSSLNFLNISFNNFTGEIPKDQFAKFGNSSFIHAGHLQIKNLLPNPKNSSQLHIKNHNFTTPTHKKMLPLRHKPIKPNTHKKKPKSRKKVLTIAISSASAFLILAMGLVILCLYKRRKQLARKNKWLISKPIQIPFRMDKSGPFSFETESGNSWVADIKEPSSAAVVMFEKPLMNLTFKDLIAATTHFGKESLLAEGRCGPVYRAVLPGDLHVAIKVLEHARELAHDDAITLFEQLSRLKHPNLLPISGYCIAGKEKLVLYEFMSNGDLHRWLHELPTATTNVEDWTTDTWELQNGSQITSPGKMEWHTRHRIAVGVARGLAYLHHAQSKPVVHGHLVLSNVLLADDFEPRIADFGLSQNQAEGSSEMDVYDFGVVLVELLTGKIGSDETIKWVRRLVKDGHGADALDSRLRLGGDSESEMVECLRVGYLCTAETPNKRPRMQQVLGLLKDIQPHYQLGKTQNL